A genome region from Prochlorococcus marinus CUG1417 includes the following:
- the sodN gene encoding superoxide dismutase, Ni, with product MLSKFINSFLNKKSPMKVHAHCDGPCGVYDPASTRVAAEAVLSMTKKLIALEAPSSTDSAEWAAYSNTFSRYVAVKEEQAKETKKEILILWTDYFKPVHLETYPDLHETIWKAAKLCSACKVNVDLAQAEELMSYVEKIHNIFWASKGRSDAFVKAS from the coding sequence ATGTTAAGTAAATTCATCAATTCTTTTCTAAATAAAAAATCTCCAATGAAAGTCCATGCTCACTGCGATGGCCCTTGTGGTGTTTACGACCCAGCGTCTACTAGAGTTGCAGCTGAAGCAGTTTTATCAATGACAAAAAAACTTATTGCATTAGAAGCTCCTTCCAGCACTGATTCAGCAGAGTGGGCTGCATACAGTAATACATTTTCTAGATATGTTGCAGTTAAAGAAGAGCAAGCAAAAGAAACAAAGAAAGAGATTCTAATTTTGTGGACAGATTACTTTAAACCAGTTCACTTAGAAACTTATCCAGACTTACATGAAACCATTTGGAAGGCGGCCAAATTATGCAGTGCATGCAAAGTTAATGTTGACTTAGCCCAAGCTGAAGAACTTATGAGTTATGTAGAAAAAATTCATAATATTTTCTGGGCCTCAAAAGGAAGATCAGACGCTTTTGTAAAAGCTAGTTAA
- the sodX gene encoding nickel-type superoxide dismutase maturation protease, translating to MFKSFFDFILFFLGLRKTAIIRGDSMFPYLKEGDIVFFKKYKKNKSILKNRQIVIFNHPIKNKNLIKRINSVNQNNIEVFGDNIEFSEDSNKFGLINNEKIIGIVTSKLIIPKLKNFLIQKNRSTSLNPK from the coding sequence ATTTTCAAAAGTTTTTTTGATTTTATTTTATTTTTTTTAGGTTTAAGAAAAACCGCAATTATTCGTGGTGATTCGATGTTTCCTTACCTAAAAGAAGGAGATATTGTATTTTTTAAAAAATATAAAAAGAATAAATCAATACTTAAAAATCGACAAATAGTTATTTTTAATCATCCAATTAAAAATAAAAACCTAATAAAAAGGATAAATTCAGTAAATCAAAATAACATTGAGGTTTTTGGTGACAATATTGAATTTAGCGAAGATAGTAATAAATTTGGATTAATCAATAACGAAAAAATAATTGGGATTGTCACTTCTAAATTAATTATTCCTAAATTAAAAAATTTTTTAATTCAAAAAAACAGAAGCACTTCTTTGAATCCAAAATAA
- a CDS encoding hydantoin utilization protein A codes for MQAVVLTGIVAGFVHVVSGADHLIAMVPAAINNPQKALKNSFSWGLGHSSGVLLLAFLAIFIKDITPLNKFSSIAEFLVGISLLIVGVFAIKNSFQLSIHSHSHMHENGIAHRHFHVHVKEQKNNNKHSHALTGLGLLHGIAGGSHFLAVLPALALPLTSACLYLISYLIGSLLSMNLFTCLISFTTFKASQKFIKRLIAVAGGLSFSLGLFWIQRSASVFLN; via the coding sequence ATGCAGGCTGTAGTTTTAACAGGTATAGTTGCAGGATTTGTGCATGTTGTTAGTGGCGCTGATCATCTAATTGCAATGGTACCAGCAGCGATTAATAATCCCCAAAAAGCTCTTAAAAATAGTTTCTCATGGGGTTTGGGACATTCTTCAGGAGTCCTCTTGTTGGCTTTTCTAGCGATTTTTATTAAGGATATTACTCCATTAAATAAATTTTCTAGTATTGCCGAATTCCTAGTTGGAATTTCACTTTTAATTGTTGGAGTATTTGCTATAAAAAATTCTTTTCAATTAAGTATCCACTCGCATTCCCATATGCATGAGAATGGAATTGCCCATCGTCATTTTCACGTTCATGTTAAGGAACAAAAAAATAATAATAAGCACTCACATGCTTTGACTGGTTTAGGCTTGCTACACGGTATAGCTGGAGGTTCACATTTTCTTGCAGTTCTTCCTGCTTTAGCACTACCTTTAACAAGCGCTTGCTTATATTTGATTTCATATTTGATTGGTTCACTCCTAAGTATGAATCTTTTCACTTGTTTAATATCTTTTACTACCTTCAAAGCAAGTCAAAAATTTATTAAAAGATTAATAGCTGTAGCAGGAGGGCTTTCCTTTTCTTTGGGATTATTTTGGATTCAAAGAAGTGCTTCTGTTTTTTTGAATTAA
- the trpC gene encoding indole-3-glycerol phosphate synthase TrpC: protein MEIRRRPPNPTVRVENLEYAVPHREAQAKNILEEIVWHKDIEIKNFKKIVSLEDLIKKIEKLPTPKDFYKNILESKIKPGVIAEIKKASPSKGVIRKDFNPENIAICYEGLGASCISVLTDKRFFQGSYEILETVRKSTNLPLLCKDFIISAYQIYKARVSGADAILLIAAILSDDDLTYLKKIADNLKMSVLVEVHNSNELERILKLKSFNLIGINNRDLKTFKTDLKTSKELMHTYADIFLKQNIIPISESGINCAEDLESLRSIGIMGVLIGETFMRETDIEQSFKKLFNSI from the coding sequence ATGGAGATAAGACGCAGGCCACCAAATCCAACAGTAAGGGTAGAAAATTTAGAATATGCTGTACCTCATAGAGAAGCACAAGCAAAAAACATTCTGGAAGAAATTGTATGGCACAAGGATATTGAAATTAAGAATTTTAAAAAAATAGTCTCTTTAGAAGATCTCATCAAAAAGATTGAAAAACTTCCTACTCCTAAAGATTTTTACAAAAATATCTTGGAGTCAAAAATAAAACCAGGAGTTATTGCTGAAATAAAAAAAGCTAGTCCAAGTAAAGGAGTTATTAGAAAAGATTTTAACCCTGAAAACATAGCAATTTGTTATGAAGGATTAGGTGCATCATGTATCTCGGTACTTACCGATAAAAGGTTTTTTCAAGGTAGTTATGAAATACTCGAAACTGTAAGGAAATCAACTAATCTCCCTCTACTCTGCAAAGATTTTATTATTTCTGCTTATCAGATTTATAAAGCAAGGGTATCGGGTGCTGATGCAATATTATTAATCGCTGCGATTTTAAGTGATGATGATTTAACTTATTTAAAGAAAATAGCTGATAATTTAAAGATGAGTGTTCTTGTTGAAGTCCATAACTCTAATGAATTAGAAAGGATTCTAAAGTTAAAATCTTTTAATTTGATTGGGATAAATAATAGGGACTTAAAGACTTTTAAAACGGATTTAAAAACATCAAAAGAATTGATGCATACATATGCAGATATATTTTTAAAACAAAATATTATTCCCATTAGTGAATCTGGAATTAATTGTGCCGAAGATTTAGAATCGCTTAGATCTATTGGAATCATGGGAGTATTAATTGGTGAAACTTTTATGAGAGAAACTGATATTGAACAATCGTTCAAGAAATTATTTAACTCAATTTAA